The proteins below are encoded in one region of Thermosulfurimonas marina:
- a CDS encoding efflux RND transporter permease subunit: MVTTIIEACGRRPALVLATTVFLLFGAWWALHRVPLDAIPDLSDVQVIVVAEWPGQSPDLMEDQITYPVISSLLAVPRVKTVRGYSYFGQAFIYVLFKDGTDLYWARSRVLEYLAQIRDRLPSGARLTLGPDATGVGWVFEYALVDESGKNDLARLRTFQDFYLKPWLEALPGVAEVASVGGFVKEYQVLLDPVKLYVHGLSVPEVLQALRRSNLEVGGRTLEISGKEVFVRGRGYVKGVEDLRRVVLREDPQTGTPLTLGQVAEIQLGPALRRGAAELNGRGEVVGGIVVMRYGENALNVIRKVKERLREIEPQLPPGVKLVITYDRSDLILRAIHTLKKTLVEEMVVVSLVVFLFLLHPPSALVVVIVLPMAVALSFIPMYFLRITANIMSLGGIAIAIGAMVDAVIVLVENAHKHLERETGARREIVLKAAREVGPPIFFSLLVITVSFLPVFALEAQEGRLFKPLAYTKTFSMALAALLSITLAPALMVWFVRRAFPEGRNPLSRLLIALYRPVLRLALRFKWAVVGASLLALATTVPLWRSLGSEFMPPLNEGSILYMPTTLPGISITEAVRVLQLQDRLIREIPEVETVFGKVGRAETATDPAPLSMVETTILLKPRNQWRPGLTWEKLIAELDRTVHLPGWTNAWTMPIKARIDMLTTGLRTPVGIKIYGEDLSTIQRIGEELEALLRRVPGTRSVYAERTSGGYYLDLIPDRRACARYGLQIGEVLETFRAAVGGVVVDHTVEGRERYGILVRYAREFREDPEDLGQVLVKTPSGALIPLSAVARIERREGPPMIKDENGFRVGYVYVDVAGRDVGSYVAEARRLVRERLRLPPGYFLEWSGQYLYLQRVKHRLLLMVPLTLFLIFFLLYLHFGDLFRVLLVMLSVPFALVGSVWLLWLLKYHLSVAVGVGMIALAGVAAETGVVMLVYLDGALSRRGKRLSRESLREAVLEGAVMRLRPKVMTVATTMVGLLPLLWSSGTGADVMRRIAAPMIGGLVTSTLVTLVLLPVLYEWWHLRRLKNSA; the protein is encoded by the coding sequence GTGGTCACCACCATCATTGAGGCCTGCGGCCGCCGACCGGCCCTGGTCCTGGCCACCACGGTCTTCCTTCTTTTCGGGGCCTGGTGGGCCCTCCACCGGGTACCTCTGGACGCCATTCCGGATCTCTCCGATGTCCAGGTCATCGTAGTGGCCGAATGGCCCGGCCAGAGCCCGGACCTCATGGAGGACCAGATCACCTATCCGGTGATCTCCTCGCTCCTGGCGGTGCCCCGGGTGAAGACCGTGCGGGGTTATTCCTATTTCGGCCAGGCCTTCATCTATGTGCTCTTCAAGGACGGCACCGACCTCTACTGGGCCCGCAGTCGGGTACTGGAATATCTGGCCCAGATCCGGGACCGGCTGCCCTCCGGGGCTCGGCTTACCCTGGGCCCGGACGCCACCGGTGTGGGCTGGGTCTTCGAATACGCCCTGGTGGACGAAAGCGGAAAGAACGACCTGGCCCGCCTGCGCACCTTTCAGGATTTTTATCTCAAGCCCTGGCTGGAGGCCCTGCCCGGAGTGGCCGAGGTGGCCAGCGTGGGGGGCTTTGTCAAGGAATATCAGGTCCTGCTTGATCCGGTCAAACTCTATGTTCACGGACTCTCGGTGCCGGAGGTGCTCCAGGCCCTGCGGCGGTCCAATCTCGAAGTGGGCGGGCGGACGCTGGAGATCTCCGGCAAAGAGGTCTTTGTCCGTGGGAGAGGATACGTGAAGGGGGTGGAGGACCTGCGGCGGGTGGTCCTGCGGGAGGATCCTCAGACCGGCACCCCTCTCACCCTGGGCCAGGTGGCGGAGATCCAGCTGGGGCCGGCCCTGCGTCGGGGGGCCGCGGAACTCAACGGCCGGGGCGAGGTGGTGGGCGGGATTGTGGTCATGCGCTACGGGGAGAACGCCCTGAATGTCATCCGAAAGGTCAAGGAGCGCCTGCGAGAGATCGAACCCCAACTCCCTCCCGGGGTCAAACTGGTAATCACCTACGATCGCTCGGACCTCATTCTCCGGGCCATCCACACCCTGAAAAAGACCCTGGTGGAGGAGATGGTGGTGGTCTCTCTGGTGGTCTTCCTCTTCCTCCTCCACCCGCCCTCGGCCCTGGTGGTGGTGATCGTGCTGCCCATGGCCGTAGCCCTCTCCTTTATTCCCATGTATTTCCTGCGCATCACCGCCAACATCATGTCCCTGGGGGGCATCGCCATCGCTATCGGGGCCATGGTGGACGCGGTGATTGTCCTGGTGGAAAATGCCCACAAGCACCTGGAACGGGAGACCGGGGCCCGGCGAGAGATCGTCCTTAAGGCCGCCCGGGAGGTGGGACCACCCATCTTCTTCTCTCTCCTGGTGATCACCGTCTCTTTCCTTCCGGTCTTTGCCCTGGAGGCCCAGGAGGGCCGGCTTTTTAAGCCTTTGGCCTATACCAAGACCTTTTCCATGGCCCTGGCGGCCCTCCTTTCTATCACCCTGGCCCCGGCCCTCATGGTCTGGTTCGTGCGCCGGGCCTTTCCCGAGGGCCGCAACCCCCTCTCCCGCCTCCTCATCGCCCTTTACCGGCCGGTCCTGCGCCTGGCCCTGCGCTTCAAGTGGGCCGTGGTGGGGGCCTCCCTCCTGGCTCTGGCCACCACCGTCCCCCTGTGGCGGAGCCTGGGCTCGGAGTTCATGCCCCCCTTGAACGAGGGCTCCATCCTTTACATGCCCACCACCCTTCCGGGGATCTCCATTACCGAGGCCGTGCGCGTTCTCCAGCTCCAGGACCGGCTGATCCGGGAGATCCCAGAGGTGGAAACCGTTTTCGGCAAAGTGGGCCGGGCGGAGACCGCCACGGATCCCGCCCCCCTTTCCATGGTGGAGACCACCATCCTCCTCAAACCCCGCAATCAGTGGCGTCCCGGGCTCACCTGGGAAAAACTCATCGCGGAATTGGACCGCACCGTGCATCTTCCCGGCTGGACCAACGCCTGGACCATGCCCATCAAGGCCCGTATCGATATGCTTACCACCGGTCTGCGCACTCCGGTGGGGATCAAGATCTACGGAGAGGATCTTTCTACCATTCAGCGGATCGGGGAGGAATTGGAGGCCCTTTTGCGCAGGGTCCCTGGCACTCGCAGCGTTTACGCCGAGCGGACCTCCGGGGGCTACTACCTGGACCTGATTCCGGACCGCAGGGCCTGCGCCCGCTACGGACTCCAGATAGGGGAGGTGCTGGAGACCTTCCGGGCCGCAGTGGGTGGGGTGGTGGTGGATCACACCGTGGAAGGGCGGGAGCGCTATGGGATCTTAGTGCGCTATGCCCGGGAGTTCCGGGAGGATCCGGAGGACCTGGGTCAGGTACTGGTGAAGACCCCCTCCGGGGCCCTGATCCCCCTTTCGGCGGTGGCCCGCATCGAGCGCCGGGAAGGACCTCCGATGATCAAAGACGAAAACGGCTTCCGGGTGGGCTATGTGTATGTGGATGTGGCCGGAAGGGATGTGGGAAGCTATGTGGCCGAGGCCCGACGCCTGGTGCGAGAAAGGCTTCGCCTGCCCCCGGGATATTTCCTGGAGTGGAGTGGGCAGTACCTTTACCTGCAGCGGGTCAAGCACCGGCTCCTTCTCATGGTGCCTCTGACCCTTTTTCTCATCTTCTTTTTGCTTTACCTCCATTTTGGGGATCTTTTCCGGGTCCTCTTGGTGATGCTCTCCGTGCCTTTTGCTCTGGTGGGCTCGGTCTGGCTCCTCTGGCTTCTCAAATACCATCTTTCGGTGGCCGTGGGGGTGGGGATGATCGCCCTGGCCGGAGTAGCTGCGGAGACCGGGGTGGTCATGCTGGTCTATCTGGACGGGGCCCTTTCTCGAAGGGGAAAGAGGCTTTCCCGGGAGAGCCTGCGGGAGGCGGTGCTGGAAGGGGCGGTCATGCGCCTGCGTCCCAAGGTCATGACCGTGGCTACCACCATGGTAGGGCTTCTCCCCCTTCTTTGGTCCTCAGGCACCGGGGCCGACGTGATGCGCCGCATCGCCGCCCCCATGATTGGAGGGCTGGTCACCTCCACCCTGGTCACCCTCGTCCTCCTTCCCGTGCTTTACGAATGGTGGCACCTGCGCCGGTTGAAAAACTCCGCATAA
- a CDS encoding efflux RND transporter periplasmic adaptor subunit — protein MRWPALVLAAILALGGPGVLRAEKKTLYICPMHPSYRSDRPGKCPICGMDLVPLQKEAPPVSKAPSQERPVRQKGLPLAPVEISPERVQLIGVRTARVTHERVVLTYRAPARVTYDEERLRRVHLRVAGWVEEVRGLYTGARVHRGEVLFTLYAPEVLATEEEWLRAAQWVKRLEKEKASPEVLEEARQALRSAERRLLLWGFDSRDLARVRARGRPLRALPVRAPAGGYVVENRVFPGKRLRSGETAYVLADLSEVWVEADLYQDLLREIRPGLPVEVRFPGLRKAFSARVKEILPWVEERLRVGRVRLALRNPEGLLRPGLWAEATFRIPLGMRMLLPEEALIYGGEHYYVFVRAGLGHFEPREVKVGPRVGEKRVVLSGVRHGEEVVVSANFLIDAESRLKAALESFSGGGGGHHHH, from the coding sequence ATGAGATGGCCGGCCTTGGTCCTTGCGGCGATCCTCGCCCTGGGAGGCCCTGGAGTCTTAAGGGCCGAAAAAAAGACCCTTTACATCTGTCCCATGCACCCCAGCTACCGCAGCGATCGTCCGGGAAAGTGTCCCATTTGCGGGATGGATCTGGTGCCCCTCCAAAAAGAGGCTCCTCCGGTCTCCAAGGCCCCCTCCCAGGAAAGGCCCGTCCGCCAAAAAGGGCTCCCTCTAGCGCCGGTGGAGATCTCTCCGGAGCGAGTCCAGCTTATCGGGGTGCGCACCGCTCGGGTGACGCATGAAAGGGTGGTCCTTACTTACCGGGCCCCGGCTCGAGTAACCTACGACGAGGAAAGGCTCCGCAGGGTGCACCTGCGGGTGGCGGGCTGGGTGGAGGAGGTGCGGGGGCTTTACACCGGGGCCCGAGTGCACCGGGGGGAAGTACTCTTTACCCTTTATGCTCCGGAAGTGCTGGCTACGGAGGAGGAGTGGCTGCGGGCGGCCCAATGGGTGAAAAGGCTGGAGAAGGAAAAGGCCTCTCCAGAAGTCCTGGAGGAGGCCCGCCAGGCCCTTCGGTCCGCCGAAAGGCGGCTCCTTCTCTGGGGGTTTGACTCCCGGGATCTGGCCCGGGTCAGGGCGCGGGGGCGTCCTCTGCGGGCCCTTCCGGTAAGGGCCCCGGCCGGGGGCTATGTGGTAGAAAACCGGGTCTTTCCCGGAAAGCGCCTCCGCTCCGGGGAGACGGCCTATGTACTTGCGGATCTTTCGGAGGTGTGGGTGGAAGCCGACCTCTACCAAGACCTTTTGCGGGAAATCCGTCCGGGACTCCCGGTGGAGGTGCGCTTTCCCGGGCTTCGAAAGGCCTTTTCCGCCCGGGTGAAGGAGATCCTGCCTTGGGTAGAGGAACGCCTGCGGGTGGGACGGGTGCGCCTGGCCTTGAGAAATCCCGAAGGCCTTCTTCGCCCGGGCCTCTGGGCCGAGGCGACCTTCCGCATCCCGCTGGGGATGCGCATGCTGCTTCCCGAAGAGGCCCTGATCTACGGGGGAGAGCACTATTATGTCTTCGTGCGTGCCGGCCTGGGACACTTTGAGCCCCGGGAGGTGAAGGTGGGCCCCCGGGTGGGAGAAAAGCGGGTGGTGCTTTCCGGGGTTCGGCACGGGGAAGAGGTGGTGGTCTCGGCCAACTTCCTCATCGACGCCGAAAGCCGCCTCAAGGCGGCCCTGGAGAGCTTTTCCGGAGGGGGCGGTGGTCACCACCATCATTGA
- a CDS encoding UvrD-helicase domain-containing protein — MWLDEDQKRAVETPGSALVVAGPGAGKTRVLLARALHLLEASLPPERILLLTFTVRTRAELTERLSGLSAPVRAETFHALAYDLLSEALGHPPRLLSEEESLEIAGRLARSHGLRLSPRKVLEGLRAGRPEFEPLREEYLGYLSRNDLYDYLRILLEVPKRLSGRSFQGYALLIDEYQDLSPELLRFLTTFSRAEFFLVGDPAQAIYGFRGARPETVHAFLREFLPDLRVHYLRRSYRVPEEILRLAEGLREDPFGEGIRLSAERSGGKVRLLSFPSERAEAIGVAKEVAQLLGGAFMESSRGRGLPPGEVLVLARLRALLEPLKETLAREGLPVAEPEKEAEEARKRLSETAQRLLSRTQRPEEALFEVERLLPGARAWLSGLSAEELSARLLLLSTRDLLSPSRQGVNLLTIHGAKGLEAEAVVLAGAEEGILPLTVLPESDPEEERRLLYVALTRAKGSFLATFSRRRFLYGRRLSGRPTPWLSGLSREEKAPPRRRPRQVGLFALLFLFLLAVSAARAEPLADLLSRYSRLMVASHPGLAALASRVRAQKKRVAPAGALPDPRVVLSVRNAGDPIPANTLGEEPMSTAGVRVEQPLPWPGKRHLRARMAELEARRLAARYRRALWQNWRGLAEGLLDLAYLEEEARTLQEMKVLLREIEESVRLRYETGHGAQAEIFRAANQRSFLEERLRLNAEKQALKVAALEKRFLFRKIPEPLVELPRELPGLPPEKTLLSALERTPEVEDFRLQLREKELGARLAELEKRPDFRVFFGWHSRGTLPEIYEFGLGFGVPLFLGRKQGPLAEAAREEVLAAGQSLEDVRGELAFRLRDLLLAARTERDLWALYAREILPRAELELASARDHYASGRGTLESVLSAFRRVLEARLSLFRHRTSYLKALAGLESLLARPLFPDLPGPEGGIP; from the coding sequence ATGTGGCTAGATGAGGATCAAAAGAGGGCGGTGGAGACCCCGGGGTCGGCCTTAGTGGTGGCCGGGCCCGGGGCGGGAAAGACCCGGGTCCTTCTGGCCCGAGCCCTCCACCTCCTGGAAGCGAGCTTGCCTCCGGAAAGGATCCTCCTTCTTACCTTTACCGTGCGCACCCGGGCCGAGCTTACCGAAAGGCTTTCCGGGCTTTCGGCTCCGGTTCGGGCCGAGACCTTTCACGCCCTGGCCTATGATCTCCTTTCCGAGGCCCTGGGGCACCCTCCCCGCCTTCTTTCCGAGGAGGAGTCCCTGGAGATTGCCGGGCGTCTGGCCCGGAGCCACGGCCTTCGGCTCTCTCCCCGCAAGGTCCTCGAGGGCCTGAGGGCCGGCCGCCCGGAATTCGAACCCCTGAGGGAGGAATATCTGGGCTATCTTTCCCGGAACGACCTCTACGACTACCTCCGGATTCTTCTGGAGGTCCCTAAGAGGCTTTCCGGCCGTAGCTTTCAGGGCTACGCCCTTCTCATCGACGAGTACCAGGACCTTTCCCCGGAGCTCCTTCGATTTCTTACCACCTTTTCCCGGGCGGAGTTTTTCCTGGTGGGGGATCCGGCCCAGGCCATCTATGGTTTCCGCGGGGCCCGTCCGGAGACCGTGCACGCCTTCCTGCGGGAATTTCTCCCCGACCTCCGGGTCCACTACCTCCGGAGGAGCTACCGGGTCCCGGAGGAGATCCTCCGGCTGGCCGAGGGCCTGCGGGAGGATCCTTTCGGGGAGGGAATAAGACTTTCTGCCGAGAGATCCGGAGGAAAGGTGCGGCTTCTTTCCTTTCCCTCCGAGAGGGCGGAGGCTATCGGGGTGGCCAAGGAGGTGGCCCAACTTCTGGGCGGGGCCTTCATGGAAAGTTCCCGGGGGAGGGGGCTTCCTCCGGGGGAGGTCCTGGTGCTCGCCCGCCTGCGGGCCCTCCTTGAGCCCCTGAAGGAAACCCTCGCCCGTGAAGGCCTTCCGGTGGCCGAACCCGAAAAGGAGGCCGAGGAGGCCCGCAAGCGGCTTTCGGAGACGGCCCAAAGACTTCTTTCCCGCACCCAAAGGCCCGAAGAGGCCCTTTTCGAAGTGGAAAGGCTCCTTCCCGGGGCCCGGGCCTGGCTTTCCGGTCTTTCGGCCGAGGAGCTTTCCGCCCGGCTCCTTCTCCTCTCCACCCGCGATCTCCTTTCGCCCTCCCGGCAAGGGGTCAATCTGCTCACCATTCACGGGGCTAAGGGGCTGGAGGCCGAAGCCGTGGTGCTCGCCGGGGCCGAAGAAGGGATCTTGCCCCTCACCGTGCTTCCCGAAAGCGACCCCGAGGAGGAAAGACGCCTCCTTTATGTGGCGCTTACCCGGGCCAAAGGCTCCTTTCTGGCCACCTTTTCTCGTCGCCGGTTCCTTTACGGGAGGCGACTTTCCGGAAGACCCACCCCCTGGCTCTCTGGACTTTCCCGGGAGGAAAAAGCCCCTCCTCGCCGCCGTCCGCGCCAGGTGGGTCTCTTCGCCCTCCTCTTTCTTTTCCTTTTGGCGGTGAGTGCCGCCCGGGCCGAACCCCTGGCCGACCTTCTTTCCCGTTACAGCCGCCTCATGGTCGCCTCCCATCCGGGACTTGCGGCCCTGGCCAGCCGGGTACGGGCCCAGAAAAAGCGGGTAGCCCCTGCGGGGGCCCTCCCGGATCCCCGGGTGGTCCTTTCCGTACGCAACGCCGGAGATCCCATCCCGGCTAACACCCTGGGGGAGGAACCCATGAGCACCGCCGGGGTGCGGGTGGAACAGCCTCTCCCTTGGCCGGGGAAACGTCACCTCCGGGCCCGGATGGCCGAGCTCGAGGCCCGGCGTCTTGCGGCACGCTATCGCCGGGCCCTCTGGCAGAACTGGCGGGGCCTGGCCGAGGGGCTTCTGGATTTGGCCTATCTCGAGGAAGAGGCCCGCACCCTTCAGGAGATGAAAGTCCTTCTTCGGGAGATCGAAGAGAGCGTGAGACTTCGCTACGAGACCGGCCACGGGGCGCAGGCCGAGATCTTCCGGGCAGCCAATCAGAGGAGTTTCCTTGAGGAACGCCTACGGCTTAACGCCGAAAAACAGGCCCTCAAGGTGGCCGCCCTGGAAAAGCGCTTTCTCTTCCGGAAGATCCCGGAGCCGCTCGTGGAGCTTCCGAGGGAGCTCCCGGGGCTGCCGCCGGAAAAGACCCTCCTTTCCGCCCTGGAGAGAACGCCGGAGGTGGAAGATTTTCGCCTTCAACTCCGGGAAAAGGAGCTTGGGGCCCGGCTTGCGGAGCTGGAAAAACGTCCGGACTTCCGGGTCTTTTTCGGGTGGCATTCCCGGGGAACCCTTCCGGAGATCTATGAATTTGGACTGGGCTTCGGGGTGCCCCTTTTCTTGGGCCGCAAACAGGGACCCCTGGCGGAGGCGGCCCGAGAGGAGGTTCTGGCCGCCGGCCAGAGCCTGGAGGACGTGCGGGGGGAGCTGGCCTTTCGCCTGCGAGATCTCCTGCTTGCGGCCCGAACCGAAAGGGATCTTTGGGCCCTTTACGCCCGGGAGATCCTGCCCCGGGCGGAACTGGAACTGGCCTCGGCCCGGGATCATTATGCCTCCGGAAGAGGGACTCTGGAGAGCGTGCTTTCGGCCTTCCGGCGGGTGCTAGAGGCCCGTCTGAGCCTCTTCCGGCACCGGACCTCCTATCTCAAGGCCCTGGCGGGACTGGAGTCCTTGCTGGCCCGTCCCCTCTTTCCGGATCTTCCCGGGCCCGAAGGAGGTATCCCATGA
- a CDS encoding KpsF/GutQ family sugar-phosphate isomerase, producing MEVLEIARRVLRIEREGLLAVEAKLGEGFSRAVELVLASRGRVVVTGLGKSGLVGRKIAATLSSTGTPSFFLHPAEALHGDLGMVTGEDVLLAISNSGRTEEVNLIAQILKRRGVPVIAFTGRPDSPLAALADAVVDIGVPREACPYDLAPTASTTATLALGDALAVALAEARGFSPEDFRRNHPAGSLGERLKVRVAEIMLTGERIPLTRLGTLMTEALPEMDRKRLGCILVLDERDRLRGIITDGDLRRALVRHGGLTGLRVEEIMTPEPKRIEAHRLASEALDLMERHLITVLPVVDADERLVGILHLHDILGKGQFKFTV from the coding sequence ATGGAGGTCCTGGAGATCGCCCGCAGGGTCTTAAGGATTGAAAGGGAGGGGCTTTTGGCCGTAGAGGCCAAGCTGGGGGAGGGGTTTTCCCGGGCAGTGGAGCTGGTCCTGGCCTCCCGGGGGCGGGTAGTGGTCACCGGGCTGGGAAAGAGCGGACTGGTGGGCCGGAAAATCGCGGCCACCCTCTCTTCCACGGGCACGCCCTCCTTCTTCCTGCACCCGGCCGAGGCCCTGCACGGGGATCTGGGGATGGTTACCGGAGAGGACGTACTTTTGGCCATCTCCAATTCCGGTCGTACGGAGGAGGTAAACCTCATCGCCCAGATTCTCAAGCGCCGGGGGGTACCGGTAATCGCCTTCACCGGGCGGCCGGATTCTCCACTGGCGGCCCTGGCCGACGCGGTGGTAGATATCGGGGTTCCCCGGGAGGCCTGCCCTTACGACCTGGCCCCCACGGCCAGTACTACGGCCACCCTGGCCCTGGGCGACGCCCTGGCGGTGGCCCTGGCCGAGGCGCGGGGTTTCTCTCCGGAGGACTTTCGACGCAACCATCCCGCGGGCTCTCTGGGGGAAAGGCTCAAGGTGCGGGTGGCGGAAATTATGCTCACCGGGGAGAGGATCCCCCTTACCCGCCTGGGGACCCTCATGACCGAGGCCCTTCCGGAGATGGACCGCAAGCGTCTGGGCTGTATCCTGGTGCTCGATGAGCGGGACCGCCTGCGGGGCATCATTACCGACGGGGACCTGAGACGGGCCCTGGTGCGTCACGGAGGGCTAACGGGCCTTCGGGTGGAGGAAATCATGACCCCGGAGCCCAAGCGCATCGAGGCCCACCGCTTGGCCTCCGAGGCCCTGGATCTCATGGAAAGGCACCTCATTACCGTGCTTCCGGTGGTAGATGCCGACGAGCGCCTGGTGGGCATCCTCCACCTCCACGACATCTTGGGCAAAGGGCAATTCAAGTTTACGGTCTGA
- a CDS encoding flagellar brake protein: MWQPWEGGYEVNRDPAHIQILLREIQEAGYWVVFVSGGFRSGPTLLLHMDEERLVFDYPRPWVSGLATARVIYRDASNIEYFFRVRILGEDRNEKYIFTTRPTEIFRLERRMYYRVPTPPGSRAVFKWKEKEISGDIVNISAGGLALIRPSLKVPEREILTEGRLELMLSATRPFGVIEIPRAEVVRHQETPEGLLLGIKFHIPERKRQELMRYLIRREIELRKAKTQE; encoded by the coding sequence ATGTGGCAGCCTTGGGAAGGAGGATATGAGGTCAACCGGGACCCGGCCCACATCCAGATCCTCCTTCGAGAGATTCAGGAGGCCGGATACTGGGTGGTCTTTGTGAGCGGCGGTTTTCGCTCCGGACCCACCCTGCTTCTCCATATGGATGAGGAGCGCCTGGTCTTCGACTATCCCCGGCCCTGGGTCTCGGGACTCGCCACCGCACGGGTCATCTATCGGGACGCCAGCAACATCGAATATTTCTTTCGGGTGCGGATCCTCGGGGAGGACCGAAACGAGAAGTATATCTTCACCACCCGCCCCACGGAGATCTTTCGGCTGGAAAGGCGCATGTACTACCGGGTGCCCACCCCTCCGGGATCCCGGGCCGTCTTTAAATGGAAAGAAAAAGAAATAAGCGGAGACATCGTGAATATTAGTGCCGGGGGCCTGGCCCTTATTCGTCCCAGCCTGAAGGTCCCTGAAAGGGAGATTCTCACCGAGGGTCGCCTGGAGCTCATGCTTTCGGCCACCCGACCCTTCGGAGTCATCGAAATTCCCCGGGCGGAGGTGGTGCGCCACCAGGAGACTCCGGAAGGCCTTCTCCTGGGCATCAAATTCCACATTCCGGAGAGGAAACGGCAGGAACTTATGCGCTACCTTATTCGGCGGGAGATCGAGCTCCGCAAGGCCAAGACCCAGGAGTAG